A single genomic interval of Celeribacter indicus harbors:
- a CDS encoding SURF1 family protein: MRLSARLLIATLVAVIGVAGFTSLGIWQVQRLGWKLDLIERVEARIHADPVPAPGPEDWPAITAESDEYTRVTLTGRFLDAEEVLIYTPSDFGPADYVLTPLARDDGTVVMVNRGIVPLERAQAGDYTRVAGETTVTGLLRISEDEGWLFSRDNDPDNGLWNRRDIGSITAALGLRNAAPYFVDQELTDPQGWPRGGQTVVHFRNAHLGYALTWFTLAAVVAGGYVLLLRLETRGRGQGQG; this comes from the coding sequence ATGCGTCTCTCCGCGCGCCTTCTCATCGCCACACTCGTCGCCGTGATCGGCGTCGCGGGCTTCACGAGCCTCGGGATCTGGCAGGTGCAGCGGCTCGGATGGAAACTCGACCTGATCGAGCGGGTGGAGGCCCGCATCCATGCCGATCCCGTCCCTGCCCCCGGTCCCGAGGACTGGCCGGCGATCACGGCGGAGAGTGACGAATATACCCGCGTCACCCTCACCGGCAGGTTCCTCGACGCGGAAGAGGTCCTGATCTACACGCCCTCCGATTTCGGCCCGGCGGATTACGTGCTCACGCCGCTCGCGCGCGACGACGGGACCGTGGTGATGGTCAACCGCGGCATCGTGCCGCTCGAACGCGCGCAGGCCGGCGACTATACCCGCGTCGCGGGAGAGACCACCGTCACCGGCCTCCTGCGCATCTCCGAGGACGAGGGCTGGCTGTTCTCGCGCGACAACGATCCCGACAACGGCCTCTGGAATCGCCGCGACATCGGCTCCATCACCGCGGCGCTGGGGCTGCGCAACGCCGCGCCCTATTTCGTCGATCAGGAATTGACGGACCCGCAGGGCTGGCCGCGCGGCGGGCAGACCGTCGTCCATTTCCGCAACGCCCATCTGGGCTACGCGCTGACATGGTTCACCCTCGCTGCGGTCGTGGCGGGCGGCTACGTGCTCCTCCTGCGCCTCGAGACCCGCGGACGCGGTCAGGGCCAGGGGTAA
- a CDS encoding amine dehydrogenase large subunit, with translation MMKRTAAAFLALSAICGQAFAQDETAPIEPETLTVKERIDEGPNLFVLDQKWAGPSSVNVLGAEDFAMKGNVGPGTTAQMVLSGDGRTLYTTSVYFARYTYGEVTNVFHSWDVDTLSIKGEFEFGNKMAHVEAQPALLSLTADEAYALAQNATPATSISVIDIAAGAQIAEIPTPGCWGAFPATSGMKFTTICGDGTFQSYSFDAEGGFGEPGKSEPIFDVDADALFTNGVRVGETLVYLSYGGTLYVVDDSGDVPVLSETIPLTGGVLGGWAPGGSEVIAYNAPTNTAFVLMHSASYDGSHKNGATEIWTVDMETKSVVGRSPANHENSLAVTQTEEPMLYGANEDGMVYLYTVETGEEVTLELSEEFDIAGWPTVMELDR, from the coding sequence ATGATGAAGAGAACCGCCGCCGCCTTCCTGGCGCTGTCCGCGATCTGCGGGCAGGCCTTTGCGCAGGACGAGACCGCGCCGATCGAACCCGAGACGCTGACGGTGAAGGAGCGCATCGACGAGGGGCCGAACCTGTTCGTGCTCGACCAGAAATGGGCGGGTCCGTCCTCGGTCAACGTGCTCGGTGCGGAGGATTTCGCGATGAAGGGCAACGTGGGGCCGGGCACGACGGCGCAGATGGTGCTGTCCGGCGACGGGCGGACGCTCTACACGACCTCGGTCTATTTCGCGCGCTACACCTATGGCGAGGTGACCAACGTCTTCCACAGCTGGGACGTGGACACGCTGTCGATCAAGGGCGAGTTCGAATTCGGCAACAAGATGGCGCATGTCGAGGCCCAGCCCGCGCTGCTGTCGCTGACCGCCGACGAAGCCTATGCGCTGGCGCAGAACGCGACGCCCGCCACCTCGATCTCCGTGATCGACATTGCCGCGGGCGCCCAGATCGCGGAGATCCCGACGCCCGGCTGCTGGGGCGCGTTCCCGGCGACCTCGGGGATGAAGTTCACGACGATCTGCGGCGACGGCACCTTCCAGAGCTACAGCTTCGATGCGGAGGGCGGGTTCGGCGAGCCGGGCAAGTCCGAGCCGATCTTCGACGTGGATGCGGATGCGCTCTTTACCAATGGCGTGCGGGTGGGGGAGACGCTGGTCTACCTTTCCTATGGCGGCACGCTCTATGTGGTGGACGACAGCGGCGACGTGCCGGTGCTGTCGGAGACGATCCCGCTGACGGGGGGCGTGCTGGGCGGATGGGCGCCGGGCGGCTCCGAGGTGATCGCCTATAACGCGCCGACGAACACCGCCTTCGTGCTGATGCATTCGGCCTCCTACGACGGGTCGCACAAGAACGGCGCGACGGAGATCTGGACGGTGGACATGGAGACGAAATCCGTCGTCGGCCGCTCGCCCGCCAATCACGAGAACAGCCTCGCGGTGACCCAGACCGAGGAGCCGATGCTCTATGGCGCGAACGAGGACGGGATGGTCTATCTCTATACCGTGGAGACGGGCGAGGAGGTGACGCTCGAGCTCAGCGAGGAATTCGACATCGCGGGCTGGCCGACGGTGATGGAGCTCGATCGCTGA
- the cyoD gene encoding cytochrome o ubiquinol oxidase subunit IV, with protein sequence MAHDTQLHDHDHDHDHTEHGHGTMGQLMIGFALAALLTIIPFALVMGEVDLSRSTLIALIMGLGAVQIVVHLVFFLHLNASKEEGNTLMATILAVLILAIVLAGSLWVMHNMNENMMPQHEMDRHIERMKSLQSQQG encoded by the coding sequence ATGGCACATGACACGCAACTCCACGACCACGACCACGACCACGACCACACGGAGCACGGCCACGGCACCATGGGCCAGCTGATGATCGGCTTCGCCCTCGCCGCGCTCCTGACGATCATCCCCTTCGCCCTCGTCATGGGCGAGGTCGATCTGAGCCGGTCCACGCTCATCGCCCTCATCATGGGCCTCGGCGCGGTCCAGATCGTCGTGCATCTCGTCTTCTTCCTCCACCTCAACGCCTCGAAGGAGGAGGGCAACACGCTCATGGCGACGATCCTCGCGGTGCTCATCCTCGCCATCGTGCTGGCGGGCTCACTCTGGGTGATGCACAACATGAACGAGAACATGATGCCGCAGCACGAGATGGACCGGCATATCGAACGGATGAAGAGCCTTCAGTCGCAACAGGGCTAA
- the cyoA gene encoding ubiquinol oxidase subunit II — protein MHRIRLLLLALAGAFALSGCQYHVLSPQGWVGEQQRNLLVISTLLMLIVILPVLFMSVYFPLRYRAGREDKSDYDPSFEHSNKIEAVMWSIPILIVIALGYFTWVYTHRLDPYRPLDHLGAGAPVEVEAVALDWKWLFIYPEFGVASVNELAIPAGRPVNFRLSSATVMNTLSIPALGGMVYAMAGMETKLHLIADEEGTFPGRSAHYSGPGFSQMTFDTLAMDEDGFNAWIATLRAGDETLDRARYLALEAPTIDEPVRHFASVEEGLFDRITGMCVEEGKVCMGHMMMQDEMGGGGLEGIANAPAYSYDRQRAIDGFGTRIDLPDPDVAAFHEAFLNDPDAICGPGFAGTETRNNG, from the coding sequence TTGCATAGAATACGGCTTCTCCTGCTGGCTCTCGCCGGCGCTTTCGCGCTGTCCGGATGTCAGTATCACGTCCTGTCACCGCAGGGATGGGTCGGCGAGCAGCAGCGCAACCTGCTCGTCATCTCGACCCTGCTCATGCTGATCGTCATCCTCCCCGTCCTCTTCATGTCGGTCTATTTCCCGCTGCGATACCGCGCCGGCCGGGAGGACAAGTCGGATTACGATCCCTCCTTCGAACACTCGAACAAGATCGAGGCGGTGATGTGGAGCATCCCGATCCTCATCGTGATCGCGCTCGGATATTTCACCTGGGTCTATACCCACCGGCTCGACCCCTACCGCCCGCTCGACCATCTCGGCGCCGGCGCGCCGGTCGAGGTGGAAGCGGTCGCGCTCGACTGGAAATGGCTGTTCATCTATCCCGAGTTCGGCGTCGCCTCGGTCAACGAGCTGGCGATCCCCGCGGGACGCCCGGTGAACTTCCGCCTGAGCTCCGCGACGGTGATGAACACGCTCTCGATCCCCGCGCTCGGCGGCATGGTCTATGCGATGGCCGGCATGGAGACGAAGCTGCATCTCATCGCCGATGAGGAAGGCACCTTCCCCGGCCGCTCCGCGCATTATTCCGGGCCGGGCTTCTCGCAGATGACCTTTGACACGCTGGCCATGGACGAGGACGGGTTCAACGCCTGGATCGCCACGCTGCGCGCCGGGGACGAAACGCTCGACCGCGCCCGCTACCTCGCGCTCGAGGCGCCGACGATCGACGAGCCGGTGCGCCATTTCGCCTCCGTCGAGGAGGGCCTGTTCGACCGGATCACCGGCATGTGCGTCGAGGAGGGCAAGGTCTGCATGGGCCATATGATGATGCAGGACGAGATGGGCGGCGGCGGGCTCGAGGGCATCGCGAACGCGCCCGCCTACAGCTACGACCGCCAGCGCGCGATCGACGGCTTCGGCACGCGGATCGACCTGCCCGACCCCGATGTCGCGGCCTTCCACGAAGCCTTCCTCAACGACCCCGACGCGATCTGCGGCCCCGGCTTTGCCGGCACGGAGACCAGAAACAATGGCTAA
- a CDS encoding c-type cytochrome, with protein MRRIAALVLAALPCAAAAADQPERSAYTNYVLRCAGCHGFGGAGSPEGGIPAFPGSVGHIAATERGRTYMMHVPGVVGSSLTDAEIAGVMNYVIDTWGGAPEGGIARFTGEEVTRRRAEAVPDVVAYRRLVVEELDAMGVTVADYPWP; from the coding sequence ATGCGACGGATTGCGGCCCTCGTGCTTGCCGCCCTGCCATGCGCCGCGGCAGCGGCGGACCAGCCGGAGCGGTCGGCCTACACCAATTACGTGCTGCGCTGTGCCGGGTGTCACGGGTTCGGGGGCGCGGGCTCGCCCGAGGGCGGCATCCCGGCCTTTCCCGGCAGCGTGGGCCATATCGCCGCGACGGAGCGGGGGCGCACCTACATGATGCATGTGCCGGGCGTCGTCGGCTCCTCGCTCACGGATGCGGAGATCGCCGGGGTGATGAATTACGTCATCGACACATGGGGCGGGGCGCCGGAGGGCGGGATTGCCCGGTTCACGGGGGAGGAAGTCACCCGCCGGCGCGCCGAGGCGGTGCCCGACGTGGTGGCCTATCGCCGGCTCGTCGTCGAGGAGCTCGACGCCATGGGCGTCACGGTGGCGGATTACCCCTGGCCCTGA
- a CDS encoding c-type cytochrome, giving the protein MRSGLTDRRAAVLAAALLAAAPALAEDGEALFEIHCAACHNTGGTGNPGLAPPLDRPAFWQGLGEAAPEYLAGVMVSGLNGTLVVEGQTYAGLIMPPVAGTTDEELAEIGTWVLGTLGETGSALGVEEIAAARETRPSHADLRAMRPAE; this is encoded by the coding sequence GTGCGATCGGGACTGACCGACCGGAGGGCTGCGGTGCTGGCCGCGGCCCTTCTCGCCGCCGCTCCGGCGCTGGCCGAAGACGGCGAGGCGCTGTTCGAGATCCATTGTGCCGCCTGCCACAATACGGGCGGGACCGGCAATCCGGGGCTTGCGCCGCCGCTCGACCGCCCGGCCTTCTGGCAGGGGCTTGGCGAGGCGGCGCCGGAGTATCTTGCGGGCGTGATGGTCTCGGGCCTGAACGGCACGCTCGTCGTCGAGGGGCAGACCTATGCCGGCCTCATCATGCCCCCGGTGGCGGGCACGACGGACGAGGAGCTTGCGGAGATCGGCACATGGGTGCTCGGCACGCTCGGGGAGACCGGCAGCGCGCTGGGCGTCGAGGAGATCGCGGCGGCGCGGGAGACGCGCCCGAGCCATGCGGACCTGCGCGCGATGCGCCCCGCGGAGTGA
- a CDS encoding helix-turn-helix domain-containing protein, whose product MFTNASRDLSAPSAPARLRESHFDCFLDQEAALDGWDQIYRQLAPGAFSGHVTTLDWGEISLSRETVNLCVENAFRLPETHLCFGFSVGRPVKLAQVSDRMARGVGTLHVPEENYHVITRGDADYVLLTVPRAMLPDRFGAAARLIRGTEAQAIADWMLALLESARTGLASDSLLALAPDLLLDRITLWAQSDSRGMVPFRHRRGLLNDLLAACDGLTAETLSVGHLARLLGRDRATLRTICLEETGMRLDDVLKGRRLSEVYRRLRLAGPEDTRVSDVSMEFGYLHWGRFAQSYRAMFGERPSDTLRRPRPC is encoded by the coding sequence ATGTTCACCAACGCCTCCCGCGACCTCTCCGCTCCCTCCGCACCCGCACGGCTGCGCGAGAGCCATTTCGACTGTTTCCTCGACCAGGAGGCCGCCCTCGACGGCTGGGACCAGATCTATCGCCAGCTCGCTCCCGGCGCCTTCAGCGGCCATGTCACCACGCTCGACTGGGGCGAGATCTCGCTCAGCCGCGAAACCGTCAACCTCTGCGTCGAAAACGCCTTCCGCCTGCCCGAAACCCACCTGTGCTTCGGCTTTTCCGTCGGACGCCCGGTGAAGCTCGCACAGGTCTCCGACCGGATGGCGCGCGGGGTCGGGACGCTGCATGTGCCGGAGGAAAATTACCACGTCATCACCCGCGGCGATGCCGATTACGTGCTCCTGACCGTCCCGCGCGCGATGCTGCCCGACCGGTTCGGCGCCGCCGCGCGCCTCATCCGCGGGACGGAGGCGCAGGCCATCGCCGACTGGATGCTCGCCCTGCTCGAAAGCGCCCGCACCGGGCTTGCCAGCGACAGCCTGCTCGCCCTTGCGCCCGACCTCCTGCTCGACCGGATCACGCTCTGGGCGCAGTCCGACAGCCGCGGCATGGTGCCGTTTCGGCACCGCCGCGGCCTGCTCAACGACCTGCTGGCGGCCTGCGACGGCCTGACCGCCGAAACGCTCTCCGTCGGCCATCTCGCGCGCCTGCTCGGCCGCGACCGCGCCACGCTCCGCACCATCTGCCTCGAAGAGACCGGGATGCGGCTCGACGACGTGCTCAAGGGCCGCCGCCTCAGCGAAGTCTACCGCCGCCTGCGCCTCGCCGGCCCGGAGGACACGCGCGTGTCCGATGTCAGCATGGAATTCGGCTACCTGCACTGGGGACGCTTCGCCCAGAGCTATCGCGCGATGTTCGGCGAACGCCCCTCCGACACCCTGCGCCGCCCGCGCCCATGCTGA
- the cyoC gene encoding cytochrome o ubiquinol oxidase subunit III — MTTTEFDTDIDFPPENPVPHVRGRDPEEFDHGPHVSPTPIGFWIYLMSDCIIFGALFATYAVLGGNYAGGPAPKDLFEAGFVAVETALLLASSITFGLAMLAADKGKRETTLKWLAVTGLLGAGFIGMELYEFNHLIHIGAGPDRSAFLSAFFALVGTHGLHVTGGLIWLMTLMVQLAQRGLTTENMRRLGTLSMFWHFLDLVWIGVFSFVYLVRLI; from the coding sequence ATGACGACCACCGAGTTCGACACCGACATCGACTTCCCGCCGGAGAACCCGGTCCCGCATGTGCGGGGCCGCGATCCCGAGGAATTCGACCACGGCCCCCATGTCAGCCCGACGCCCATCGGATTCTGGATCTACCTGATGAGCGACTGCATCATCTTCGGGGCCCTGTTCGCGACCTATGCGGTGCTCGGCGGCAACTATGCCGGCGGCCCCGCGCCGAAAGACCTGTTCGAGGCCGGCTTCGTCGCGGTGGAAACCGCGCTGCTGCTCGCCTCCTCGATCACCTTCGGGCTTGCCATGCTGGCCGCCGACAAGGGAAAGCGGGAAACCACGCTGAAATGGCTCGCCGTCACCGGCCTTCTCGGGGCGGGCTTCATCGGGATGGAGCTCTACGAGTTCAACCACCTGATCCATATCGGCGCGGGACCGGACCGCTCCGCCTTCCTCTCGGCCTTCTTCGCGCTCGTCGGCACCCACGGGCTGCACGTCACGGGCGGGCTGATCTGGCTCATGACGCTGATGGTGCAACTCGCGCAGCGCGGGCTCACCACCGAGAACATGCGCCGCCTCGGCACGCTGTCGATGTTCTGGCACTTCCTCGATCTCGTGTGGATCGGCGTCTTTTCCTTCGTCTACCTCGTGAGGCTGATCTGA
- the cyoB gene encoding cytochrome o ubiquinol oxidase subunit I, translating into MANAHPAETLSPVFGRLTPDWIPLHEPILVGTFAGIALGGLLLLALLTRYRLWAPLWRDWITSVDHKKIGIMYMILGFVMLVRGFADALMMRLQQAMAAGGAEGYLPPHHYDQVFTAHGVIMIFFVAMPFVTGLMNYVMPLQIGARDVAFPFLNNYSFWMTVAGALLVNISLFVGEFARVGWLAFPPLSGASYSTGPGMDYYLWALQIAGVGTTLSGINLIATILKMRAKGMRLFDMPIFAWTTLITNVLIVVAFPVLTATLALLTLDRYLDFRFFTNDFGGNAMMYINLIWIWGHPEVYILIIPCFGVFSEIVATFSRKPIFGYRTMVWATACIMVLSFVVWLHHFFTMGSGANVNTFFGITTMIIAVPTGVKIFNWLFTMYKGSVRLEVPMLWTIGFLVTFTIGGMTGVLLAVPPVDFQLHNTLFLIAHFHNVIIGGVVFAVYAAVTYWWPKAFGFRLDDTWGKRSFWFWLTGFYVAFMPLYALGLMGVTRRMNAYPDPAWQPYFIVAAIGAVLILMGILSTFVTFYVSIRDRAALACGNDPWDGRTLEWATQSPPAPYNFPEGIKVVGREAFWYMKQTGFRWSGRYHPIHMPKNTATGVLLSAGALVFGFAMVWYIWWLALLSFAAMLALGIAHTFNYNRDYFIPTEDIAATEAKGASA; encoded by the coding sequence ATGGCTAACGCACACCCCGCTGAAACCCTCTCCCCCGTCTTCGGGCGGCTCACCCCCGACTGGATCCCGCTTCACGAGCCGATCCTCGTCGGCACCTTCGCCGGCATCGCGCTCGGCGGCCTCCTCCTGCTCGCGCTGCTGACGCGCTACCGCCTCTGGGCGCCGCTGTGGCGCGACTGGATCACCTCGGTCGACCACAAGAAGATCGGGATCATGTACATGATCCTCGGCTTCGTCATGCTGGTGCGCGGCTTCGCCGATGCGCTCATGATGCGCCTGCAACAGGCGATGGCCGCGGGCGGCGCCGAAGGCTACCTGCCGCCGCATCACTACGATCAGGTCTTCACCGCGCACGGGGTGATCATGATCTTCTTCGTCGCGATGCCCTTCGTCACCGGCCTGATGAACTACGTCATGCCGCTCCAGATCGGGGCGCGCGACGTCGCCTTCCCCTTCCTCAACAACTATTCCTTCTGGATGACCGTCGCGGGGGCGCTCCTGGTCAACATCTCCCTCTTCGTCGGGGAATTCGCACGGGTGGGCTGGCTCGCCTTCCCGCCCCTGTCGGGGGCGAGCTATTCCACCGGGCCGGGGATGGATTACTACCTTTGGGCGCTCCAGATCGCCGGCGTCGGTACGACCCTGTCGGGCATCAACCTGATCGCGACCATCCTCAAGATGCGCGCGAAGGGCATGCGCCTGTTCGACATGCCGATCTTCGCCTGGACCACGCTCATCACCAACGTGCTGATCGTCGTCGCCTTCCCGGTGCTGACCGCCACGCTCGCGCTGCTCACGCTCGACCGCTACCTCGACTTCCGCTTCTTCACGAACGATTTCGGCGGCAATGCGATGATGTATATCAACCTGATCTGGATCTGGGGCCACCCCGAGGTCTATATCCTCATCATCCCCTGTTTCGGCGTCTTCTCCGAGATCGTCGCAACCTTCTCGCGCAAGCCGATCTTCGGCTATCGCACGATGGTCTGGGCCACGGCCTGCATCATGGTGCTGTCCTTCGTCGTCTGGCTGCACCACTTCTTCACCATGGGATCGGGGGCGAACGTCAACACCTTCTTCGGCATCACCACGATGATCATCGCCGTGCCGACGGGGGTAAAGATCTTCAACTGGCTCTTCACCATGTACAAGGGATCGGTGCGCCTCGAGGTGCCGATGCTCTGGACCATCGGCTTCCTCGTCACCTTCACCATCGGCGGGATGACGGGCGTGCTCCTCGCCGTGCCGCCGGTGGATTTCCAGCTCCACAACACGCTGTTCCTGATCGCGCATTTCCACAACGTGATCATCGGCGGCGTCGTCTTCGCCGTCTATGCCGCCGTCACCTACTGGTGGCCGAAGGCCTTCGGCTTCCGGCTCGACGACACATGGGGCAAGCGCAGCTTCTGGTTCTGGCTCACCGGGTTCTACGTCGCCTTCATGCCGCTCTACGCGCTGGGGCTCATGGGGGTCACCCGCCGCATGAACGCCTACCCGGACCCGGCATGGCAGCCCTATTTCATCGTCGCGGCCATCGGTGCGGTGCTGATCCTCATGGGCATCCTCTCGACCTTCGTCACCTTCTACGTCTCGATCCGCGACCGCGCCGCCCTCGCCTGCGGCAACGATCCCTGGGACGGGCGCACGCTCGAATGGGCGACGCAGTCCCCGCCCGCGCCCTACAACTTCCCCGAGGGCATCAAGGTCGTCGGGCGCGAAGCCTTCTGGTACATGAAGCAGACCGGCTTCAGATGGTCGGGCCGCTATCACCCGATCCACATGCCGAAGAACACCGCGACCGGCGTGCTCCTGTCGGCGGGGGCGCTCGTCTTCGGCTTCGCGATGGTCTGGTACATCTGGTGGCTCGCCCTCCTGAGCTTCGCGGCCATGCTCGCCCTCGGGATCGCCCATACCTTCAACTACAACCGCGACTATTTCATCCCGACCGAGGACATCGCCGCGACCGAAGCGAAAGGAGCCTCGGCATGA
- a CDS encoding redoxin domain-containing protein, producing the protein MTILIFSNIALWVVVLVQIAIIFALARQIGILFERVSPVGAMISDSGPEIGEAVPAMRLPNLNGAELPLGGPEGRAQLVFFLSTTCPICKALLPAIRSIRDDERGWLDVVLASDGREAAHRRLIEAEALDSFPYVLSPDLGMTFKVAKLPFAVLIGPDGRVRAKGLVNSREQLESLFTASETGIPSLQAAVASGRMTA; encoded by the coding sequence ATGACCATACTCATCTTTTCCAATATCGCGCTCTGGGTCGTCGTGCTCGTCCAGATCGCCATCATCTTCGCGCTTGCGCGCCAGATCGGCATCCTGTTCGAGCGGGTCTCCCCCGTGGGCGCGATGATCAGCGACAGCGGTCCCGAGATCGGGGAGGCCGTCCCGGCGATGCGCCTGCCGAACCTCAACGGGGCGGAGCTTCCGCTCGGCGGGCCGGAGGGGCGGGCGCAGCTCGTCTTCTTCCTCTCGACCACCTGCCCGATCTGCAAGGCGCTCCTGCCCGCGATCCGGTCGATCCGGGACGACGAGCGCGGCTGGCTCGACGTGGTGCTTGCCTCCGACGGGCGCGAGGCGGCGCATCGGCGGCTGATCGAGGCCGAGGCGCTCGACAGCTTCCCCTATGTGCTTTCTCCCGACCTCGGCATGACCTTCAAGGTCGCGAAACTGCCCTTTGCGGTGCTGATCGGCCCGGACGGGCGGGTGCGCGCCAAGGGGCTCGTGAATTCGCGCGAACAGCTCGAAAGCCTCTTCACCGCCTCCGAGACGGGCATCCCCTCGCTCCAGGCCGCCGTGGCCTCCGGTCGCATGACCGCCTGA
- a CDS encoding MauE/DoxX family redox-associated membrane protein: protein MAGLGQLAAATLTTFLVLVIARAAFHKWTAFHETVGFAQGYAIAPRHMVPAIVRGLAGLEVLAVAALIVPLTRPAGGLLAAGLFAGYGGLMALALLRGRTEIDCGCGGVPQVVSPLTLARNALLTLAALIVAAIPVGALGAAGAAIALTAGLTLTAIYGVAEKLASHLPHIRQAG, encoded by the coding sequence ATGGCGGGGCTCGGACAGCTTGCGGCGGCGACGCTCACCACCTTTCTCGTGCTGGTGATCGCGCGCGCGGCCTTCCACAAGTGGACGGCGTTCCACGAGACGGTCGGATTTGCGCAGGGCTATGCCATTGCGCCGCGTCACATGGTGCCCGCGATCGTGCGCGGGCTCGCGGGGCTCGAGGTGCTTGCCGTCGCGGCCCTGATCGTGCCGCTCACCCGGCCGGCCGGCGGGCTCCTCGCGGCGGGGCTCTTTGCGGGCTATGGCGGGCTCATGGCGCTGGCGCTGCTGCGCGGGCGGACCGAGATCGACTGCGGCTGCGGAGGTGTGCCGCAGGTCGTCTCCCCGCTCACGCTCGCGCGCAACGCGCTGCTGACGCTGGCCGCGCTCATCGTCGCCGCGATTCCGGTCGGCGCGCTCGGCGCGGCGGGGGCGGCGATAGCGCTCACCGCCGGGCTGACGCTCACCGCGATCTATGGCGTGGCGGAAAAGCTCGCCTCGCATCTGCCGCACATCCGCCAGGCCGGATGA
- a CDS encoding methylamine dehydrogenase light chain, with product MTRLIDKLMKSLDRRVETGARTAARSLGRRSFMAKAGATILGGVVASPILPFDRRASAAGAAEDDACGYWRHCALDGNLCSTSGGSLTQCPPGSSASAVSWVGTCSNPEDGRDYLVSYNDCCGKPQVGSATFCYTSEGERPGYRMGLYNDINWCMANTDKGYHCTVSVVVGLAE from the coding sequence ATGACCAGACTGATCGACAAACTGATGAAATCCCTCGACCGGCGCGTGGAGACCGGTGCGCGCACGGCGGCGCGCAGCCTCGGGCGGCGCAGCTTCATGGCGAAGGCCGGGGCCACGATCCTCGGCGGCGTGGTGGCGAGCCCGATCCTGCCCTTCGACCGGCGCGCGAGCGCGGCGGGGGCGGCGGAGGACGACGCCTGCGGCTACTGGCGGCATTGCGCGCTCGACGGCAACCTCTGTTCCACCTCGGGCGGTTCGCTCACGCAATGCCCGCCGGGGTCCTCGGCCTCGGCCGTGTCCTGGGTCGGCACCTGTTCGAACCCGGAGGACGGGCGCGACTACCTCGTGTCCTACAACGACTGCTGCGGCAAGCCGCAGGTCGGCTCCGCGACCTTCTGCTATACGTCCGAGGGCGAACGTCCGGGCTATCGCATGGGGCTCTACAACGACATCAACTGGTGCATGGCCAACACGGACAAGGGCTATCACTGCACCGTGTCGGTGGTCGTCGGCCTTGCGGAGTGA